Sequence from the uncultured Draconibacterium sp. genome:
ACCAATAGTGCCAAGGCCTACTTTTACCCGTCGGTTACGCTTACGGCACATGCAGGATTAGAGTCGCTGGCATTTGAAGATCTGTTTGATCCGGCATCGTTTGCCGCCAATATTGTGGGCGGTTTGGTTCAACCCATTTTTAATAAACGGGCCAACAAAACACGTTTGGAAGTGGCCAAAGCACAACAGGAAGAGGCGCTGCTAAACTTTAAAAGCACCTTGCTAAATGCCGGTGCAGAAGTGAACGATGCGCTTAGCATGTATGACGCATCGATGCAAAAGATAGACCTGCGCAACAAGCAGCTGGATGCGCTGGAAAAATCGGTTGATTACACCAAAGAATTGCTGGTTTACGGCTCGGCAACCTACACCGAAGTTTTAAATGCGCAACAAAGTTTGCTGAATGCTCAGCTGAGCGATGTAAACGATCAGGTTCAACAATTAAGTGCTGTGGTTTCGTTGTATCGCGCACTTGGTGGCGGATGGAAATAATAAGCAACAAATAAATTCAACAAGGGGGTCGTTCGGAAACGGATGGCCCTTTTTTATATCCGGTTTTCCCAGAAAAAATTATTGGGTTCGCATTCTTTAAAGCCAGCCTTTCTGTATAGGTTTTGGGCTTTAAAATTATCGTGGCGCACTTCGAGGTTTATGCGGCAGTATCCGTTTTCTTCGGCATATTTTTCAATTCCTTTTAACAAAAACAGGCCAACACCCTGCTGGCGAAAGTGGGGAGATACAATTAAATCGTGGATATTAATTAGCGGACTGGCTTTCCAGGTTGAAAAGTTAAGGTTACAATTGGCCAGCCCGGCAAAATTGTCGCCAACACAAACAAAAAAACCCATGTATGCCGAATGCCGTTTCAGACCTTCAATAATTTGGGGACCAAGTCCATCCGGCATCGATTCGCGAATCCCCATCTCATCTTCCATGTAATCATTTAAAAGATGAAGCACCTGCTCGCAATGAACAGGGTTTTGCAAATCAACCTGAATGAGTTTTTTTTCCATTTACAAATGCTTTAATAATTAATTACCTCAATGCGATAATAGTTAAGCATTAACGAATTTAAGCATTCTCGCATTAAACTTTATATCTCCACGCATCAATTTCGTACTTCTTAAGGCGCGTGCCCAGCATCCGTTCGGTTATTCGCAGCTCCTCGGCAGCTTTGGTAATATTTCCTTTTGTTGATGTTAGTGCATCGCGAATCAACTGTTTTTCAACCTGCTCAACGGTATACACCATTCCTCCTTTCGAACTGGTATTCGACGAATGGGCTGTTTGCAACGACGGTGGTAAATTATAACTGTGAATCACATTGTCGGTGCTTAAAATACACGCCCGCTCAATGCAGTTTTCCAGTTCGCGAATGTTACCCGGCCATTTGTACACCATCAACATATCGAGTGCCGAAGTGGTAATTCGCTTAATTTTTGTCTGGTTCTCTTTATTAAACTTACCGATAAAATGATCTACCAGCTGCGGAATATCATCGCGGCGCTCGCGCAACGACGGGATATAAATCGGGAAAACATTAATCCGGTAATACAAATCCTCGCGAAACTCTTCGTTCTCGATCATTTCTTCCAGCTTCCGGTTGGTAGCACAGATAATCCGCACGTCCGATTTTATGGTTTGCGTACCTCCTACCCGCTCAAACTCGCGCTGCTGGATCATCCTCAAAAGCTTCACCTGGGTCGACAACGGAATATCGCCAATCTCATCCAAAAAGATGGTACCTCCGTTGGCCAGTTCAAAACGACCTTTGCGTTGCACATCGGCACCGGTAAACGCTCCTTTTTCGTGTCCGAACAGTTCACTCTCAATCAGCGATTCGGGCAAGGCCGAGCAGTTTACTTTTATAAAGCTTTTTCCTTTTCGGGTACTGGCTTCGTGAATGGCATCGGCCACCAGTTCCTTACCCACACCACTTTCTCCACGAATAAGAACGGTTGAGCTGGTTTTTCCAACCATTTGAACCAGCGAAAATACATCGCGCATTTTCCCCGAATTCCCGATCATATTCACGTGCTTTTGTCCTGATATCTTGCTTTCCAGTTCCAGGTTTTTTTGCTTCAGTGTCTCCAGTTCTTCCAGCCGCTCCTGGCGGTGTAAGGTTGCGCGTATCACCATCGAACCAATAATCGACAGTAGCCGTGTATCCTCATCAACACTGATATACGGATTATAAACGCGGGCAAAACTTAATGTTCCGGTAACTCTTCCTTCATCAATAACCGGCACACAAACAAAGGTTAGTTCTTTACCGTCTTTGTAAAGTTCCTGGTTTGTCCGGTTTAAAAACAACGATGATTTAGATATTTTTTCAACCACAACAGGCCGCGCCATTTCAACAACTTTCCCTATAATCCCTTCGCCCAGTTTATATTTTGCCCGTGCCTGCTGGCTGGTATTTACACCATATGCGGCTTCCATATAAATATGTTCGTCCTCGCGGTTTAAAATGGTTAAAAAACAGCGTTCGGCACCAAGGTACTCTGCCACCATTTTTACAATGGTATTTAAGTCATTCTTGAACATTTTGCTCTGAATCAATCGCTGACTTATATCAAAAAGCAAAGTCATTTCACTCAGACCGTAACATTCTTCCCCGCCCTTTCTGCATTTAATTTCCATAGAAAAGCTATTAATCACCTATTTAACAACAACAAATTTCACCAATAAAATAGATATCTGTAAGCTTTTGCAATTCATTTGAATCATTTTAACACTTTATTAATCTTTTGCATGTCTTTTAGAAAGTCATCTGCCATATATTTTATCAAACACTCATCAATACTCTATATGTATTATTGATTACGAAACGATTTAGAATTCATCCAAAAACAGTATTTTCGTTATTACATACTAATACTCCAGGAAAGTGTCAAAAAATTTAGTAATCATTCCAACCTATAACGAAAAGGAAAACGTTGAAAAGATGATCCGCAAGGTATTTTCTTTGGAAAAGCCTTTTCATTTGCTGATTGTTGAAGATAACTCGCCTGATGGAACAGCTGAAATTGTAAAAGGCCTTATGGATGAATTTCCTGAGCAACTCCATATATTGGAAAGAAAAGGAAAATTGGGTTTGGGCACAGCTTATATTGCAGGTTTCAAATGGGCATTGGAAAGAGATTACGAAGCAGTTTGTGAAATGGACTGCGATTTTTCGCACAATCCCGATGATCTGCTAAAACTTTTTGGTGCCATTGATGATGGTGCCGATGTGGCTGTTGGCTCGCGCTATATTACAGGAATAAATGTGGTAAACTGGCCCCTTGGCCGTGTACTGATGTCGTATTTTGCATCGATGTATGTGCGTATTGTTACCGGCATGAATGTGCGCGACACCACCGCAGGATTTGTTTGTTGGAAACGAAAAGTACTGGAAACCATCGACC
This genomic interval carries:
- a CDS encoding sigma 54-interacting transcriptional regulator, which translates into the protein MEIKCRKGGEECYGLSEMTLLFDISQRLIQSKMFKNDLNTIVKMVAEYLGAERCFLTILNREDEHIYMEAAYGVNTSQQARAKYKLGEGIIGKVVEMARPVVVEKISKSSLFLNRTNQELYKDGKELTFVCVPVIDEGRVTGTLSFARVYNPYISVDEDTRLLSIIGSMVIRATLHRQERLEELETLKQKNLELESKISGQKHVNMIGNSGKMRDVFSLVQMVGKTSSTVLIRGESGVGKELVADAIHEASTRKGKSFIKVNCSALPESLIESELFGHEKGAFTGADVQRKGRFELANGGTIFLDEIGDIPLSTQVKLLRMIQQREFERVGGTQTIKSDVRIICATNRKLEEMIENEEFREDLYYRINVFPIYIPSLRERRDDIPQLVDHFIGKFNKENQTKIKRITTSALDMLMVYKWPGNIRELENCIERACILSTDNVIHSYNLPPSLQTAHSSNTSSKGGMVYTVEQVEKQLIRDALTSTKGNITKAAEELRITERMLGTRLKKYEIDAWRYKV
- a CDS encoding polyprenol monophosphomannose synthase, encoding MSKNLVIIPTYNEKENVEKMIRKVFSLEKPFHLLIVEDNSPDGTAEIVKGLMDEFPEQLHILERKGKLGLGTAYIAGFKWALERDYEAVCEMDCDFSHNPDDLLKLFGAIDDGADVAVGSRYITGINVVNWPLGRVLMSYFASMYVRIVTGMNVRDTTAGFVCWKRKVLETIDLDKIKLIGYGFQIEMKFTAYKFGFNITEVSIVFTDRQEGTSKMSGGIFNEALWGVLKMKLNSFVRKYERKN
- a CDS encoding GNAT family N-acetyltransferase, encoding MEKKLIQVDLQNPVHCEQVLHLLNDYMEDEMGIRESMPDGLGPQIIEGLKRHSAYMGFFVCVGDNFAGLANCNLNFSTWKASPLINIHDLIVSPHFRQQGVGLFLLKGIEKYAEENGYCRINLEVRHDNFKAQNLYRKAGFKECEPNNFFWENRI